TATCTTCGGTGTCGGATGCGGATTGCTGACATTCCTGCCTAACAAATATGTTTTTATTTGGATTTTGTCGTCAATACCGTTCTACAGCTATCTTTTCTACAGCTATCAGAACTACCTGCTGTTCTATGAACAGGTGGAAAATGCGTTTGAGCAGGATATACAATCTGAACAAGAACTTCTGACAAATTCGGGAACTGAACCCGAAATGGTTTCAGAAGAGGAAGTTCCAGTGTCCTATACAGAAATTATAGAGAAGGTGGACAACTGGATAAAGACAGACGGCTATGTCCAGCAGGGACTTACCATAAAAGAACTGTCCGAAATACTTCATACGAACCGTACCTATCTTTCCGCTTATATCAAGACTACGTATAAAATGACATTCCGCGAATGGATAACCGGTCTCCGGTTGGAGTATGCGAAAAACATACTGAAGGAGCATCCGGAAATCAATATACAGAAGCTGGCTGAGTCTTCCGGTTTTCTTTCCCGCAGTAACTTTATCAAATCATTTACCGAGAAGGAAGGATGTACGCCTGCCAAGTGGAAAAAAGCAAATCTGGAATAATTTGTGTGGTAAAAAGCCGATGAAAAAGGTCTCAGAAGCCCATTTTCAAAAAGTGCTAATTCGACAAAAAAGTGCTCAAACGACAATTTGAAAAGTGCTCAAACGACAATTTTTATAAAACGCTGTATTTCAACAGAAAAAGTTTTTGTAATATTTTGGGCGCTGAATGGCATTTATTACCTTTGGAGAAGACAAAGATAATAAATTCAAGTTTATATGAGCAGAAAAATCACTTTTCTCACCCTGTTTCTGTGGCTGATGACGGTAACTTTTCCTGTCATTGCGCAGCAGAAAGCAGACACGACCTACACCTTCCGGTTCGTTCCGCAGAAGGACATGTTCTACGTGCCTTGGAATGGCAATGACACGGAACTTGCCCGTCTGTTGGAATGTATCGAAAACAACAAAACCACAATTCTTGACGGCAAGCTGCCGCTATTGGTTGACGGCTACTGTAATTCACTGGGCAGTGAAGCCGAGAACCTTGCCACGGCGAAGATCCGTGCCAACCGTGTGAAATCCGAACTGATTATTCGTGCGGAAATAAAAGAGGAGAATTTCATTACCCGCAACCATGCGACTGAGGGTGATTTTGTCACCGTGCGCCTGACGGTACCGGTAAAGGGAACTGCCGCGACGGATGCGGAAGCACGACGCAAGGCGGAAACCGAACGACTGGAAGCCGAGAAGCGTGCCGAACAGGAACGGCTTGCCGAAGAGCAGCGCAAGGCGGAAGAAGCCCGACTTGCCGCTGAAAAGGCAGAAGCCGAGAAAGCCGCTCAACAAAATACACTTGCCGACACGCCGTCGGAAACCAAAATCACAACTGATTATCATCTCTCCCTGCGTGCCAACCTGCTGCGCTGGGCTACCCTAACACCAGATTTAGGACTTGAATGGCGCATCTGCCCGTCATGGGGCATTGCCGTAAACGGCTCGTGGACTTCTTGGAGTTGGAATGATAAAGACCGCCGCTATGCACTCTGGGAAGTGGCTCCGGAAGTGCGTTACTATATGGGTGAGAAGAAAGCCTGGTATCTGGGCGCGCTGTTCAAGGCCGGACAGTTCAACTACAAGCTCTCCGAAACAGGCAAGCAGGGCGACCTGATGGGTGGCGGCATCACCGCCGGCTACCAGCTGCGGCTGAACAAGGCACTGGCTCTTGATTTCAACCTCGGTTTGGGCTACCTGAATGCCGATTTCGAAAAATATGAAGTCATCGACGGTGTACGTGTACGCCGCGGCAACGAGACAAAAGATTGGTGGGGCCCCATCAATGCCGGTGTGACATTGGTATGGAAGTTATTCTAACACGGAGGAATAGAATATGAAAGCAAGACAATATATAAATATGATGGGAATGGCAGCCGCCGTGCTGCTCTCTTCCTGCGTGAAGGACACGCTCTATGACACGCCGCACCCCGACTACGGGAAGATTGCGGTGACAGCCGACTGGTCGGCCCGCGGTGAAGGTATCGACATCCCTGCCACATGGACGGTCACCATGGGCGACTATACGGGTACGGAGACTTCCGCCACCCATGCCCCCGACCATCTGTTTGCTCCGGGCAGCTACACCCTTGCGGTGTGGAACCCGGCTGAAGGAATCACGGTAAATGGTACCACCGCCACCATTGCCGCAGCCACGGGAAACCGGGCAGGCACGGATGCCTTTGTGAACAATGCCCCTGGATGGTTCTTCACCTATACGAAACAGGTGACCATCGAGAAAGACAAGGACTATCCGCTGACCGCCGCAATGAAGCAGCAGGTACGCGAACTGACGCTTGTCGTCGAACCTACGGGTGATGCCGCTGGACGCATCACGGAGATTGTTGCCCATCTGACGGGTGCAGCCGGAACACTCGACTTCGCTACCGATACCTACGGAGCCGCTTCAAACGTCGTGCTGCCCTTCACCAAGATAACCGAAGGTGACGATGCCGGCAAGTGGAAAGCCACGGTGCGGTTGCTGGGTGTGACTGGTACGGAACAACTGCTGACGGCTGAAATCCGCTATGCCGACGGCAACCCGACCCCCACCACGCTAAAAAGCGACCTCACAGAAGCTCTCAAGGAGTTCAACACCAGAAAGGGCGCATCGCTGACCCTCGGCGGAACGCTGGTTGAGACTCCCGAAGGCATGGAAGTGGACGGAGCCGAAATCAACGGCTGGGAAGAAGTGAAAGGTGATGATGTAAATGCCGATTTGTAACTAATAAAATTATAGATATAATGAAGACAAGATTTTTTGCACTTGCGACGCTGGCCCTCGCACTGGCAGCCTGCAACAACGACAACGAGAACCTGAACGGTGCCCCCGTGGCCGCCCAGTTTACCGCCAACATCGCCCCCGCCACCCGCGCCAGCGGAACCACCTGGGACAACGGCGACCGTATCGGCATCACCGACATCGGCAACGACACCCAGTACGGCAACGTGCCTTTCATCTTGAAAAACGGGAAATTTGAGGCAGAAGGAAAGGTTATCTATATCGAAGATACAAAGACCCATACTTTCCGCGCCTACTATCCGTACAACGCGGCGGGAGGCATCCTCGCAGCCACGACCGATGCCACGGCGCAGCAGAACAAGCCTGCCATCGACTTCCTCTTTGCTTCAGGAGCCACGGGAGACAAAAACAACCCGGTAGTAAGCTTTACCGACAAAACCGCCAAAGGCGGTGAAGACAACTCCTTCCACCACCGCATGAGCCGGATAACCCTTACCTTCGAGGCGGGCGACGGCGTGGATTTCAGCGTGGTCAAGCCTGAACGTTACACGCTGGACGGATTGTTACTCACCGGTACGTTCAACACGGCCGACGGTATTGCCACCGCAGACAACGGAGTACAGACCGGAGAACTGGCCATGAATCTGGCAGACGGCAATCTCACGTCATCGATCATCCTCTTCCCGCAGACAGTTGCATCCCTGCCGTTGGTTGTGAATTACAAAGGTCAGGAATATCATGCCACACTCACCATGCCCGAAGGCGCACTGCTGGCGGGCAACAACTATACCTATACCGTCAAGGTACGCAACAAAGTCCTTGAAGTCAGCGAAGCCACCATTGCAAAGTGGAACGATATAGACGGTGGAGATGTGGGTGCTGACCTGTAGGATTTTAATAATTAATCGATTAGAATAAAGAATTATGAGACATAGATTATTTATCCCCGCAGCCACCGCACTGCTGTTCGCCCTCGCCGCCTGCACGCAGGACGAACTTGCTGACGATAACCGTCTGCCCGAAGGTGAATACCCCGTCGTCATCCGTGCCACCGGACTGTCCGTAGAAGCAACGCCGCTGGCAGCCCCTTCCACTCGTGCCGCTGTGGACGGCGATTGGCAGGGCGTCACTTCCGTGGCACTCAAGATGGGCGATGCGGTAAAGGAATACACCGTAACGGCTTCTACCGATTTCAAGAGTGCCACGCTTTCACGCGAGAACGATCCGTACTACTGGACCAGCCGCGACCCGATTACCGTATCGGCATGGTGGCCCTTCAACAATGCCGACATCACACAGATGCCTGCCGTGAAGGTGGCCGAAGACCAAAGCAAACTGGCTGACTTCCAAAACAGCGACTTCATCTCTGCTGAGAACCGGAAGGTGGAATTTAACAACCCGACTCTTGAATTTACCCACCGCACGGCACGCGTGACAATCGAACTGAAGCCCGGCACGGGATTCACGAGCGTGGACGGTGCCACGGTGAGCCTCGTGAGCCTGTCCGCCGATAACGGTAACCCGACCGCCATCAAGACCTACAACGCAAGCGGCAACACCTACGAGGCACTGACCGCCCCGCAGACCGTTGCGGCAGGCAAGCCGTTCATCCGGGTGGAACTCGGCAGCGGCACCTTCTACTTCCGTCCACAGAACAACGTCGTATTAGAAGCGGGCAACCGCTATAAATATACCGTTAAGGTGAACGCCACTGGCTTGACATTAGAGGGTTGCACCATCGGTGATTGGGCTGACGGCGGCGGCGAGAGTGGTGCAGCCGAGTTGGGCTACATCTACGATAGCAACACCAATACCTACACGGTCTATAACGCCGACGGCCTGCTGGCATGGAACGAAGCCGCACAAAAAGACAGATCGATAAATTGCACCCTCACCGCCGACATCGACCTCACGGGCAAAGACTGGTCACCGATAGGCACAAACTTTTATAACTCATACACCGGCACCTTCGACGGCGGGGGCCATACCATCATGGGGCTGACCGTTACGACAAATGACCAATATGTGGGTCTGTTCGGCAGGCTCGGTAAAGCTGGCACGGTGAAGAACGTGGTGATGGATGGCATACAGATAACATGCAATCACAGGTTGGGCTATGCCGGCGGCGTGGCAGGATTTAGCTGGGGAGGCACCATTGAAAACTGCTCGGTGTCGGGCAGCGTCAGCGGCACGATATGCGCCGGCGGTGTGGTGGGTATTCAATGGGAGGCTTCCATCACCGGATGCAGCTCCTCCGCCACAGTGAAGGGAATGGTCCAGGTCGGCGGCGTGGCAGGTGAGACGAATTCGGGTGCCACCATGGCCGCTTGCTATGCCACAGGCAACGTGACCATAGAAATAGACCCCATAAATAATATCCTTGGCGGCGGTCTGGTGGGATTCAACGCAGGAAGCAGCGTCCTTGCCTGCTATGCCACGGGCAACGTAACCAGTACGGGTAGTGGCACTGGCAATGTGCATATCGGCGGCTTTTTGGGAGATAACTACACCACCGTGACCGCCGGCTATTGGAAGAACAATCATGAACAAGGCATCGGCTATAATAAGGAAGGCATCGTCCCCGAAGCCACGAAGGTGGACGGCACTGGCGTTACCTGGCAGAACGCCGTTGATGCCATGAACACCGCCTTGCAGAACGCAGGCTCAGAGTGGCGTTACGAACTTAACGGAGCATTGCCCACCTTGAGGAAGCAGTAAACCGTCGGGCGGAAAAAGTTCTGCCCGCAACGGAAAGAACCAGAGTAATAAAACAACAGATATTATGAGGATAAGATTTTTTGCACTTGCAGCGCTCGCCCTCTCACTCGCCGCCTGCACGCAGGACGAAGCGGGCTTTCTGCCGGAAGGGGCGGAAGGCACACCCATCGTCTTCACCGCCACGGGGCTGAATCCCGCCGCGAAAGCCATCGCCGGCACCCGTGCCCCCGCGGATGGCAATTGGGAGGGTGTGCAGAGCGTGGCAGTGCTGATGGACGGCATGGTGAAGACGTACGACGTGACGCCCTCCACCGCCGACCCCACCAGCGCCACGCTGACCTCCACCGACCCGTACTACTGGACCAACCACAACGACATCACCGTCACAGCGTGGTGGCCCTACACCGAGGGCGAGACAACCCCTTCTGCTGTGAAGGTAAAAGCCAACCAAAGTGCCCGGAAAGACTTCGAGGGCAGCGACCTCATCGTAGCCGACGGACAGACGGTGACCTATGGTAGCCCCACGCTCCGCTTCACCCACCGCACGGCGCGGGTGACCGTCGTTCTGACGGACTACACCGAGGGGCTGGCATCCGTGCAGCTGACGGGTCTCTCCACCGAGAATGACAATCCAGATAAAATCACCCCGTATGACAAGGGCAGCAACACCTACATCGCCCTCGTAGCCCCGCAAAGTGTGGCAGCTGGCAGGACCTTCATTACGTGCACCTTCACTAACGGCAAAACCTTCGTTTATAAGATGAAGAATGCTACCGACTGGCAGGCGGGCGGTGAATATACCTACACCGTCTCCCTCGCTGCGGCAAAAGACCTGGGCTATACCATAGAGAGCGACGGCAGCTACACCGTGACCTCCGCCGATGGCCTGATGAATGTAGCCGAATTAGTGAACGGAGGTAAGACCGACATTAACATTACCCTCGACAAAAACATTGATCTGACGGGCAAAGGCTGGACGCCGATAGGCACAAGCTTCGATAACTCATACAAAGGCACTTTCGACGGCGGCGGCCATACCATCACGGGGTTGACCGTTACGACAAATGACCAATTTGTGGGTCTGTTCGGCTATCTCAATAGAGCTGGTATGGTGAAGAACGTGGTGATGGAAGGCATACAGATAACAAGCAATCACATGTTTGGCTGTACTGGCGGCGTGGTAGGATATAGCTGGGGCACCATTGAAAACTGCTCGGTGTCGGGCAGCGTCAGCGGCACGGTGTACGTCGGCGGTGTGGTGGGGGCTCAATGGGGCGGTTCCATCACCGGATGCAGTTCC
This Alistipes onderdonkii DNA region includes the following protein-coding sequences:
- a CDS encoding DUF3575 domain-containing protein, which encodes MSRKITFLTLFLWLMTVTFPVIAQQKADTTYTFRFVPQKDMFYVPWNGNDTELARLLECIENNKTTILDGKLPLLVDGYCNSLGSEAENLATAKIRANRVKSELIIRAEIKEENFITRNHATEGDFVTVRLTVPVKGTAATDAEARRKAETERLEAEKRAEQERLAEEQRKAEEARLAAEKAEAEKAAQQNTLADTPSETKITTDYHLSLRANLLRWATLTPDLGLEWRICPSWGIAVNGSWTSWSWNDKDRRYALWEVAPEVRYYMGEKKAWYLGALFKAGQFNYKLSETGKQGDLMGGGITAGYQLRLNKALALDFNLGLGYLNADFEKYEVIDGVRVRRGNETKDWWGPINAGVTLVWKLF
- a CDS encoding FimB/Mfa2 family fimbrial subunit; this encodes MKARQYINMMGMAAAVLLSSCVKDTLYDTPHPDYGKIAVTADWSARGEGIDIPATWTVTMGDYTGTETSATHAPDHLFAPGSYTLAVWNPAEGITVNGTTATIAAATGNRAGTDAFVNNAPGWFFTYTKQVTIEKDKDYPLTAAMKQQVRELTLVVEPTGDAAGRITEIVAHLTGAAGTLDFATDTYGAASNVVLPFTKITEGDDAGKWKATVRLLGVTGTEQLLTAEIRYADGNPTPTTLKSDLTEALKEFNTRKGASLTLGGTLVETPEGMEVDGAEINGWEEVKGDDVNADL
- a CDS encoding fimbrillin family protein, yielding MRIRFFALAALALSLAACTQDEAGFLPEGAEGTPIVFTATGLNPAAKAIAGTRAPADGNWEGVQSVAVLMDGMVKTYDVTPSTADPTSATLTSTDPYYWTNHNDITVTAWWPYTEGETTPSAVKVKANQSARKDFEGSDLIVADGQTVTYGSPTLRFTHRTARVTVVLTDYTEGLASVQLTGLSTENDNPDKITPYDKGSNTYIALVAPQSVAAGRTFITCTFTNGKTFVYKMKNATDWQAGGEYTYTVSLAAAKDLGYTIESDGSYTVTSADGLMNVAELVNGGKTDINITLDKNIDLTGKGWTPIGTSFDNSYKGTFDGGGHTITGLTVTTNDQFVGLFGYLNRAGMVKNVVMEGIQITSNHMFGCTGGVVGYSWGTIENCSVSGSVSGTVYVGGVVGAQWGGSITGCSSSATVKGTVDVGGVAGQTNSNATMTACYATGNVTLEIAPINNIDVGGAVGFNGGSRILASYATGNVTSTGSSTVNVYIGGFCGYNSTTVTACYWKNNKEQGIGYNKVGTDTEVTKVDGTDVTWQKAVDAMNTALQNAGSEWRYELTGALPTLRKQ
- a CDS encoding fimbrillin family protein, with the translated sequence MKTRFFALATLALALAACNNDNENLNGAPVAAQFTANIAPATRASGTTWDNGDRIGITDIGNDTQYGNVPFILKNGKFEAEGKVIYIEDTKTHTFRAYYPYNAAGGILAATTDATAQQNKPAIDFLFASGATGDKNNPVVSFTDKTAKGGEDNSFHHRMSRITLTFEAGDGVDFSVVKPERYTLDGLLLTGTFNTADGIATADNGVQTGELAMNLADGNLTSSIILFPQTVASLPLVVNYKGQEYHATLTMPEGALLAGNNYTYTVKVRNKVLEVSEATIAKWNDIDGGDVGADL
- a CDS encoding fimbrillin family protein, translated to MRHRLFIPAATALLFALAACTQDELADDNRLPEGEYPVVIRATGLSVEATPLAAPSTRAAVDGDWQGVTSVALKMGDAVKEYTVTASTDFKSATLSRENDPYYWTSRDPITVSAWWPFNNADITQMPAVKVAEDQSKLADFQNSDFISAENRKVEFNNPTLEFTHRTARVTIELKPGTGFTSVDGATVSLVSLSADNGNPTAIKTYNASGNTYEALTAPQTVAAGKPFIRVELGSGTFYFRPQNNVVLEAGNRYKYTVKVNATGLTLEGCTIGDWADGGGESGAAELGYIYDSNTNTYTVYNADGLLAWNEAAQKDRSINCTLTADIDLTGKDWSPIGTNFYNSYTGTFDGGGHTIMGLTVTTNDQYVGLFGRLGKAGTVKNVVMDGIQITCNHRLGYAGGVAGFSWGGTIENCSVSGSVSGTICAGGVVGIQWEASITGCSSSATVKGMVQVGGVAGETNSGATMAACYATGNVTIEIDPINNILGGGLVGFNAGSSVLACYATGNVTSTGSGTGNVHIGGFLGDNYTTVTAGYWKNNHEQGIGYNKEGIVPEATKVDGTGVTWQNAVDAMNTALQNAGSEWRYELNGALPTLRKQ